The following are encoded together in the Onychostoma macrolepis isolate SWU-2019 chromosome 03, ASM1243209v1, whole genome shotgun sequence genome:
- the LOC131538095 gene encoding uncharacterized protein LOC131538095, translating to MKSVRRSQLCKASLVPLSVGLLIVLLNLGVQSTERDVSPAVLAKIIKYFVDKVQPKTKDQRDAQYAIAISVPRAQCTDGHADIQKVFSNKDARHVKDELSKGQKCLLCTDSRNVIAARPNRTTKEHSEHVLLYPLGGSPMDKLLEQADQNSCVAFYSYNSPCVKTCIKGEDNILNGLSNWINTRKEGMNALVFEEIWHKDRKKDLPAEFLKINEVVPLYRCKRTSNGMECRKCVENNNMDTFCLPE from the exons GCATCCCTGGTTCCATTGAGTGTAGGCCTACTCATCGTCCTGCTTAATCTGGGTGTTCAAAGCACTGAGAGGGATGTGAGCCCCGCTGTCCTTGCTAAAATCATCAAGTATTTTGTTGACAA AGTCCAGCCAAAAACCAAGGACCAAAGAGATGCTCAGTATGCAATAGCAATCTCTGTTCCACGTGCTCAGTGTACAGACGGACATGCTGATATCCAGAAAGTGTTCAGCAATAAAGATGCAAGACATGTAAAAGATGAGCTCAGTAAAGGACAGAAATGTTTACTCTGTACAGACTCACGCAATGTCATTGCTGCAAGGCCAAATCGTACCACAAAGGAACATTCTGAGCATGTTCTGCTCTATCCTTTAGGTGGATCTCCCATGGACAAACTTCTAGAGCAGGCAGATCAGAATAGCTGTGTAGCTTTCTATTCCTACAACTCACCTTGTGTGAAAACATGCATTAAAGGGGAAGACAATATTTTGAATGGCCTTTCAAACTGGATAAATACAAGAAAAGAGGGAATGAATGCATTGGTCTTCGAAGAGATCTGGCACAAGGACAGAAAAAAGGATCTGCCAGCAGAATTTCTAAAGATTAATGAGGTAGTGCCTCTTTATCGGTGTAAGAGAACCAGTAATGGAATGGAATGTCGGAAATGTGTGGAAAATAACAATATGGATACTTTCTGTCTGCCTGAATAG